A window of the Planococcus citri chromosome 4, ihPlaCitr1.1, whole genome shotgun sequence genome harbors these coding sequences:
- the LOC135845517 gene encoding speckle-type POZ protein-like: MVLSIKKSVLLFPFICLIFIQQRSNATTAMLPKPNHGNQFNADAEFRTIRYNLSMDRNLFKKHGSCTVRKNMTPTTENALCKWFVEFHWKGHDYDTITSLDFQLDDNGKAGRAIVKLRAALLDDFGREVRFEEDLLEHDAGEEKIQWGPRFIDFNDLYRNPFIEKNPFIISIEISYYYFRCSNLTDQQNTTSPEPNTTKCLPLDNFSSLLGNQEYADVILLAKGKNYSAHKVVLAARSDVFPTMFKNNQHGDKKHKKIRIDVTDVDAEVMDELLRYIYTGKCHISDKLGERLYEAADSYKLNELKTITLKSMVETLSVKNAVNVLVFADKHHMKDLKSTVIQFIVENSVQVSNTTEWKSMVIPNVQLVTELCQIFMQRLGTSVPCEFFCKSILAKKLE; encoded by the exons atggTTTTGTCTATCAAAAAATCGGTTTTACTATTTCCAttcatttgtttgatttttattcaa CAACGATCAAATGCTACTACTGCAATGCTACCGAAACCAAACCATGGGAATCAATTCAACGCAGATGCAGAATTTCGCACCATAAGATATAATTTGAGTATGGATCgtaatctttttaaaaaacatggaTCTTGTACCGTACGTAAGAACATGACTCCTACTACCGAAAATGCACTATGCAAATGGTTTGTAGAGTTTCATTGGAAGGGACACGACTACGACACCATTACTTCATTAGATTTTCAATTAGACGATAATGGTAAAGCAGGAAGAGCAATCGTGAAACTCAGAGCTGCACTTCTTGATGATTTTGGAAGAGAGGTGCGATTTGAAGAAGATTTGCTAGAACATGATGCCGGGGAAGAGAAAATCCAATGGGGCCCCCGTTTCATCGATTTTAACGACTTGTACAGAAATCCGTTCATAGAGAAAAACCCATTTATTATTTCTATAGAGATATCCTATTATTATTTTCGATGCAGCAATTTGACAGATCAACAAAACACGACCTCACCAGAACCCAACACCACGAAATGTCTTCCATTAGATAACTTCAGCTCATTACTAGGAAATCAAGAATATGCAGATGTCATTTTACTAGCAAAAGGCAAAAATTATTCGGCTCATAAAGTTGTTTTGGCAGCTCGTAGTGACGTTTTCCCAACCATGTTTAAAAACAATCAACACGGtgataaaaaacataaaaaaatacgaatcgATGTTACTGACGTAGATGCAGAAGTTATGGATGAATTGTTGCGATACATTTACACTGGAAAATGCCATATTTCAGATAAACTAGGCGAGCGACTTTATGAAGCAGCAGATTCATATAAGCTAAATGAGCTGAAAACAATTACTTTGAAATCGATGGTTGAAACATTATCCGTTAAAAATGCAGTAAATGTGTTAGTATTTGCGGATAAGCATCATATGAAGGATTTGAAATCAACAGTTATACAGTTTATCGTTGAAAACTCTGTCCAGGTGTCGAATACTACCGAATGGAAGAGTATGGTAATACCTAATGTTCAGTTAGTTACcgaattatgtcaaatttttatgCAACGATTGGGTACGTCCGTGCCATGTGAATTCTTTTGTaagtcaattttagcaaaaaaattagagtag
- the LOC135844854 gene encoding speckle-type POZ protein B-like, with amino-acid sequence MILSIKKSVLLFPFVCLIFIQHRSIAAPGTLSKQNDGPHWNDWNANAEFHTVRYNLSIDRILLKRYFWHVIPTNMTPTTENETCYWTVDFFWDENKRYSDSQTSLDFQLVDGGKAGRAFAKLKAALLDDFGREVHSKEDFLVLDAGGEKIRWGHFIDFDDMNRNPSIKKNPFIISVEISYYYSPRRNLTDQQNMISPEPNYTKCLLSDNIGSSLGNPDFADVMLLVNGKNYWAHRVILAARSEVFATMFKNTEHGDKKHKKIRIDITDIDADVMDEVLRYIYTGKCQISDELADRLYAAADAYKLNGLKTIILQSMVDTLSIESAAHVLILADKHHEKDLKSKVIDFIVENSIQVLNTTEWKSMAVPNNVQLVDEMCKIFSQRLSKSLPCVSFCKLALANKLK; translated from the exons atgattttgtcgatcaaaaaatcagttttactGTTTCCGTtcgtttgtttgatttttattcaa CATCGATCAATTGCTGCTCCTGGAACGCTATCTAAACAAAACGATGGGCCTCATTGGAATGATTGGAATGCAAATGCAGAATTTCACACTGTAAGATATAATTTGAGCATTGATCGTATTCTTCTTAAAAGATATTTTTGGCATGTCATACCTACGAACATGACTCCTACTACCGAAAATGAAACATGCTATTGGACAGTTGACTTTTTTTGGGATGAGAACAAGCGTTATTCTGACAGCCAAACTTCATTAGATTTTCAATTGGTTGATGGCGGTAAAGCTGGAAGAGCATTCGCGAAACTCAAAGCTGCACTTCTTGATGACTTTGGAAGAGAGGTACATTCGAAGGAAGATTTTCTAGTACTTGATGCCGGGGGAGAGAAAATTCGATGGGGCCATTTCATCGATTTTGACGACATGAACAGAAATCCGTCCATAAAGAAAAACCCATTCATTATTTCCGTAGAGATATCCTACTATTATTCTCCACGCAGAAATTTGACAGATCAACAAAACATGATCTCACCAGAACCTAACTACACAAAATGTCTTCTATCCGATAACATTGGCTCGTCACTCGGAAATCCAGATTTTGCAGACGTCATGCTCCTAGTGAATGGCAAAAATTATTGGGCTCATAGAGTCATTTTAGCTGCACGTAGCGAAGTTTTCGCAACCATGTTTAAAAACACTGAACACGGtgataaaaaacataaaaaaattcgaatcgaTATTACCGACATAGATGCAGATGTTATGGATGAAGTGTTGCGATATATTTACACTGgaaaatgccaaatttcagatgAACTAGCCGATCGACTTTATGCAGCAGCAGATGCATATAAGCTAAATGGGTTGAAAACAATTATTTTGCAATCAATGGTTGACACATTATCTATTGAAAGCGCAGCTCATGTGCTGATATTAGCGGATAAGCATCATGAGAAGGATTTGAAATCAAAAGTGATTGACTTTATCGTTGAAAACTCTATCCAGGTGTTGAATACCACCGAATGGAAGAGTATGGCAGTACCTAATAATGTTCAGTTAGTTGACgaaatgtgtaaaattttttcgcaaCGATTGAGTAAATCCCTACCCTGTGTATCATTTTGTAAGCTTGCTTTAGCAAACAAATTAAAGTAG
- the LOC135845879 gene encoding speckle-type POZ protein-like, with protein sequence MILSIKKSVLLFPFVCLTFIQHRSNAKQNYETGTEWSAAAEFHNVTYNLKRDRIDIKSRCFGSIYEESTSMTPNETCKWIVEFSIGYEYGHPENSGMSLALKLDDGGKAGNAVAKFKATLLDDFGREVRSREELQELRVGKDEILWENFIKPDDVLRNPFVTKDPFTISLEISYYYRCSNFTSRDQQNTISPDPNTTKCLPSDNIGSLLENEDFTDVVLLAKGKNYSAHGAVLAASSEVFASMFKNIEHGDKKHEKNRIDVTDIDADVMNEVLRYIYTGKCQISAKLAERLYAAADAYKLDKLKTIVLESMADALSQAAFEKRFHLRKNRKLPGRSSADPLG encoded by the exons ATGATTTTGTcgatcaaaaaatcagttttactGTTTCCGTTCGTTTGTTTGACTTTTATTCAA CATCGATCAAATGCTAAACAAAACTATGAGACCGGGACCGAATGGAGTGCAGCTGCAGAATTTCACAACGTAACATATAATTTGAAGAGGGATCGTATAGATATTAAATCACGTTGTTTTGGTTCCATATATGAGGAATCGACATCAATGACACCTAATGAAACATGCAAATGGATAGTCGAGTTTAGTATTGGTTATGAATACGGCCATCCCGAGAACAGTGGTATGTCATTAGCTTTAAAATTGGATGATGGCGGTAAAGCTGGAAATGCAGTCGCGAAATTCAAAGCTACACTTCTTGATGACTTCGGAAGAGAGGTGCGATCAAGGGAAGAATTGCAAGAGCTTAGAGTTGGGAAAGATGAAATTCTATGGGAAAACTTCATCAAGCCTGACGACGTTTTGAGAAATCCGTTCGTGACGAAAGATCCATTCACTATTTCTTTAGAGATATCTTATTATTATCGATGCAGCAATTTTACGAGTAGAGATCAACAAAACACGATCTCACCCGATCCCAACACCACAAAATGTCTTCCATCCGATAACATTGGCTCTTTACTGGAAAATGAAGATTTTACAGACGTCGTGTTACTAGCGAAAGGCAAAAATTATTCGGCCCATGGAGCTGTTTTGGCTGCAAGTAGTGAAGTTTTTGCAAGCATGTTTAAAAACATTGAACACGGtgataaaaaacatgaaaaaaatcgaatcgatGTTACTGACATAGATGCGGACGTTATGAATGAAGTGTTGCGATACATTTACACAGGAAAATGTCAGATTTCAGCGAAACTAGCAGAGCGACTTTATGCAGCAGCAGATGCATATAAGCTAGATAAGCTGAAAACAATTGTTTTGGAATCAATGGCTGATGCATTATCCCAAGCAGCATTTGAGAAGCGTTTCCACTTGCGTAAAAACAGGAAATTACCCGGCAGATCATCCGCAGATCCCTTGGGCTGA
- the LOC135843995 gene encoding protein roadkill-like → MNVLNKNWFTLFPFAVFIFIQHQSTNATPATLLKEDNLILWNSDVEPYEIRYNWTISNFSSLSGNALKFKQFPTSQNTKFSWIVGLDLSSNSTGKYINLYVRLNKGSFGKAVVKVKASIIDNQLREVRSKEKFEELVVNKNRITWDEFCKIDDDFRNQSLVDDQLTISLQISCFIQCSNLRMPDSSLDRNIIKCDLSDNLNSLLENPKFADVKLSVNGKSYLAHKAVLAARSRVFARLFEDLDEEDGKKRNKIIMNGTYFDEDVMKAMLQYIYTGKCEAINRSADRLLVVADEYELDGLKKSCSKLLEGSLSVENAINTLQLADTHHSNELKSRAIDFIVENSVQVLNTTEWKNMLTSNVHLAGELIQKLAHRLNIYQKKTQST, encoded by the coding sequence CATCAATCTACAAATGCAACTCCTGCAACGCTATTGAAAGAAGACAATTTAATTTTGTGGAATTCTGACGTAGAACCATACGAAATAAGATACAATTGGACGATTTCTAATTTTAGTTCCCTGTCAGGAAATGCTTTAAAATTTAAGCAATTTCCAACTTCCCAAAATACAAAGTTTTCCTGGATAGTAGGATTAGATTTGAGTAGTAATAGCACAGgaaaatatatcaatttataTGTCAGATTAAACAAAGGATCTTTTGGAAAAGCGGTCGTAAAAGTCAAAGCCTCTATTATCGATAACCAACTCAGAGAGGTTcgatcaaaagaaaaatttgaagaactcGTTGTGAACAAAAATAGAATTACGTGGGACGAATTCTGCAAGATTGATGATGATTTTCGAAATCAATCGCTAGTGGACGATCAATTGACTATTTCCCTGCAAATATCCTGTTTTATTCAATGCAGCAACCTTAGGATGCCGGATAGCTCACTCGATCGCAATATTATAAAATGTGATCTATCCGATAACTTGAATTCATTGCTAGAAAATCCTAAATTCGCAGATGTGAAGTTATCGGTTAATGGTAAAAGTTATTTAGCTCATAAAGCTGTTTTGGCTGCTCGTAGTAGAGTTTTCGCACGCTTGTTCGAAGACTTGGACGAGGAAGATggtaaaaaacgaaataaaatcataatgaatggtacatattttgatgaaGACGTAATGAAAGCAATGTTACAATACATTTACACTGGTAAATGTGAAGCTATAAACAGATCAGCGGACAGATTATTAGTCGTAGCTGATGAATACGAGCTAGATGggttgaaaaaatcgtgttcgAAATTGTTGGAAGGATCATTGTCAGTTGAAAATGCAATCAATACGCTGCAATTGGCAGATACTCACCATTCGAATGAATTGAAATCGAGAGCGATCGATTTCATCGTTGAAAACTCTGTTCAAGTATTGAATACCACGGAATGGAAGAATATGCTGACGTCAAATGTTCATCTAGCTGGtgaattgattcaaaaattggcGCATCGATTGaatatttatcaaaagaaaACTCAGTCAACTTAG